A single Calidifontibacter indicus DNA region contains:
- a CDS encoding LysE/ArgO family amino acid transporter: MFDSYLTGALTGLGLIVAIGAQNAYVLRQGIHRQHVGVVVAICALSDALLIVLGVAGVGALIADHPTALTVTKWLGAGYLVWFAIKSFRAALHPQGLELGGPVKRSGVIATTLALTYLNPHVYLDTVLMLGNIANQHGLDGRWWFAAGAVTASLVWFSALGFGARAVAPWVARPSVWRVLDVIIGFTMLLVATLLVLS; this comes from the coding sequence GTGTTCGACTCCTACCTCACCGGCGCCCTCACCGGCCTCGGGCTGATCGTTGCCATCGGGGCTCAGAACGCGTACGTGCTGCGGCAGGGAATCCACCGCCAGCACGTCGGCGTGGTGGTCGCGATCTGCGCGCTCAGCGATGCACTGCTGATCGTGCTCGGCGTCGCCGGGGTGGGTGCGCTCATCGCCGACCACCCGACGGCTCTGACCGTGACGAAGTGGCTGGGTGCCGGCTACCTGGTGTGGTTCGCGATCAAGTCGTTCCGCGCGGCACTGCACCCGCAGGGGCTCGAACTCGGCGGGCCGGTCAAACGATCCGGCGTCATCGCCACGACGCTCGCCCTGACCTACCTCAACCCGCATGTCTATCTCGACACCGTGCTGATGCTCGGCAATATCGCCAACCAGCACGGCCTCGACGGACGGTGGTGGTTCGCCGCCGGCGCCGTGACCGCGTCTCTGGTGTGGTTCAGCGCCCTCGGCTTCGGCGCCCGCGCCGTTGCACCCTGGGTGGCCAGGCCCTCGGTCTGGCGCGTGCTCGACGTGATCATCGGCTTCACGATGTTGCTGGTGGCCACGCTGCTCGTGCTGTCGTAG
- a CDS encoding HNH endonuclease signature motif containing protein — protein sequence MTTDDFQPSLEYAHDSYPGEAAACAALVSDAVAAVSRLAQLTGNLTDTELTALARSLTLVQQQSEATLVAVTSDAIDRGVVYRSTAADATQWVRRLSTGESADALLGAESWSVADPLVPLDEPATSEGAAGVWGNASDESDDSDASRTDDELLRSGLKPSHASRIAKLAEAARSPLNQALADAVTSGQVNTTIGKTCLDTIDKINAVLPKASRDEIYGWLLTLGPGAGAKTVRELTKRILAEYGEEVLDENEDALQEVESLTWSDLPGGMVRFTADLSPDHAEALIHGVQSLAAPSPTSACCDDPHHRHTPDQDGNSQKTGEPDPRTPGKRRADAFLLLLGLGAAAVDNDPEVTHRGGATLVVTIDFLVLAGLLAGLGITDTGTGVTPDTVRQLACDAGILPMVLGSKNQPLNVGRKRRLVENELRRAVIHRDKHCTYAGCDRPPVMCEVHHLIPWYLGGETSLTNSALLCDTHHRITHRDHLTGTATGTSVTWHYQATSTHAA from the coding sequence ATGACCACAGACGATTTCCAACCGTCATTGGAGTACGCGCACGACTCGTACCCGGGGGAAGCCGCTGCCTGTGCCGCGCTGGTGTCCGACGCGGTGGCCGCCGTGTCCCGGTTGGCGCAGCTGACCGGCAACCTGACCGACACCGAACTCACCGCGCTCGCACGGTCCCTGACGCTTGTGCAGCAGCAGTCCGAGGCCACTCTCGTCGCCGTGACCAGTGACGCGATCGACCGCGGGGTCGTGTACCGGTCCACCGCTGCGGACGCGACCCAATGGGTGCGCCGACTGTCCACCGGTGAAAGTGCGGACGCGTTGCTCGGTGCCGAGTCCTGGTCCGTGGCCGATCCGCTGGTGCCACTCGATGAACCCGCCACCAGTGAAGGCGCGGCGGGGGTCTGGGGCAACGCCAGTGACGAGTCCGACGACTCTGACGCCTCACGCACGGACGACGAACTCTTGCGGTCGGGTCTCAAGCCGTCGCACGCGTCTCGGATCGCGAAGTTGGCCGAAGCAGCCCGGTCCCCGTTGAACCAGGCATTGGCCGACGCCGTGACCTCCGGTCAGGTGAACACCACGATCGGGAAAACCTGCCTGGACACCATCGACAAGATCAACGCGGTGCTGCCGAAAGCGAGCCGGGACGAAATCTACGGCTGGCTGCTCACGTTGGGCCCCGGCGCCGGCGCGAAAACGGTGCGGGAACTGACCAAGCGGATCCTGGCCGAGTACGGCGAAGAAGTGCTCGACGAGAACGAAGACGCCCTCCAGGAAGTCGAATCCCTCACTTGGTCGGATTTGCCGGGTGGGATGGTCCGGTTCACCGCCGACCTGTCACCCGACCACGCCGAAGCCCTCATCCACGGCGTCCAATCACTCGCGGCACCGTCCCCGACATCAGCGTGTTGTGACGACCCGCACCACCGGCACACCCCCGACCAAGACGGCAACTCCCAGAAGACCGGGGAACCCGACCCCCGCACCCCCGGCAAACGCCGCGCCGATGCGTTCCTGCTGCTCCTCGGCCTCGGCGCCGCCGCCGTCGACAACGATCCAGAGGTCACACACCGCGGCGGTGCGACCCTGGTGGTCACCATCGACTTCCTCGTCCTCGCCGGACTACTCGCCGGACTCGGCATCACCGATACCGGCACCGGCGTCACCCCCGACACCGTCCGACAACTCGCCTGCGACGCAGGCATCCTGCCGATGGTCCTCGGGTCGAAGAATCAACCCTTGAACGTCGGACGGAAACGAAGACTCGTCGAGAACGAACTACGACGCGCGGTCATCCACCGTGACAAACACTGCACCTACGCCGGCTGTGACCGACCACCAGTCATGTGCGAAGTCCACCACCTCATCCCCTGGTATCTGGGTGGCGAAACATCCCTCACCAACAGCGCCCTGTTGTGCGACACCCACCACCGCATCACCCACCGCGACCACCTCACCGGCACCGCCACCGGCACCAGCGTCACCTGGCACTACCAAGCCACCAGCACCCACGCCGCCTGA
- a CDS encoding IS110 family transposase, translating to MSRPDYAVYIGLDVGKQAHHACALNVDGTRLHDKPLPQDESSLRGLLTELGTHGRLLVVVDQPATIGALPVAVARAMGIDVAYLPGLAMRRIADLHPGNAKTDARDAYVIAEAARSMPHALRRVDVGDDTLADLEVIVGFDDDLAGQVTAQANRIRGLLTQVNPALERVLGPRIQHPAVLELLTRFGGPTGLRAAGRRRLLAVAKPRAPRSYQRLVDDIQTALTEQTVTVPGTRAAELVLPKLATGLARLLHDRDELGTQLEDMLDAHPLAAVLTSMPGIGVRTGARILLEVGDGSSFPTSGHLAAYAGLAPVTRRSGTSIRGEHPARGGNKHLKRAMFLAAFAALHDPTSRAYYDRKRGQGKKHNAALICLARRRCDVLYAMLRDGTLYQQKTPAAA from the coding sequence ATGTCCCGACCTGACTACGCGGTGTACATCGGGCTCGATGTCGGCAAACAGGCGCACCACGCCTGCGCGCTGAACGTCGATGGCACACGGCTGCACGACAAACCGTTGCCCCAAGACGAGTCGTCGCTGCGTGGCCTGCTGACCGAACTCGGCACGCACGGTCGCCTGCTGGTCGTGGTCGATCAACCCGCAACGATCGGCGCGCTGCCCGTCGCGGTCGCCCGAGCCATGGGTATCGATGTGGCCTATCTGCCCGGGCTGGCGATGCGCCGTATCGCCGACCTGCACCCCGGCAACGCCAAGACCGACGCAAGGGACGCGTACGTCATCGCCGAAGCCGCCCGGTCGATGCCGCACGCCCTGCGACGGGTTGATGTCGGCGACGACACCCTGGCCGACCTGGAAGTCATCGTCGGCTTCGATGACGACCTGGCCGGGCAGGTCACCGCGCAAGCAAACCGGATCAGAGGCCTTCTGACACAAGTGAACCCAGCCCTCGAACGTGTCCTCGGCCCACGCATCCAACACCCGGCAGTCCTCGAACTCCTGACCCGCTTCGGTGGCCCGACCGGCCTGCGCGCGGCCGGCCGGCGACGTCTGCTCGCCGTCGCCAAACCCCGCGCGCCCCGCTCCTACCAACGCCTCGTCGACGACATCCAGACAGCGCTCACCGAGCAGACCGTCACCGTCCCTGGCACCCGAGCCGCCGAGCTCGTCCTGCCCAAACTCGCGACCGGACTGGCGCGCCTGCTGCACGACCGGGACGAGCTGGGAACCCAACTGGAGGACATGCTCGATGCCCACCCTCTTGCCGCGGTCCTGACCTCGATGCCCGGCATCGGCGTCAGGACCGGCGCACGGATCCTGCTCGAAGTCGGCGACGGTTCGAGCTTCCCCACCTCCGGCCACCTCGCCGCGTACGCCGGCCTCGCACCCGTCACCCGCCGATCCGGCACCTCGATCCGCGGTGAGCACCCCGCCCGAGGCGGCAACAAGCACCTCAAACGAGCGATGTTCCTCGCCGCGTTCGCCGCACTGCACGACCCGACCTCGCGGGCGTACTACGACCGCAAACGCGGCCAAGGCAAGAAGCACAACGCCGCCCTCATCTGCCTCGCCCGACGACGCTGCGACGTGCTGTACGCGATGCTTCGCGACGGAACCCTCTACCAACAGAAAACCCCAGCCGCCGCTTGA
- a CDS encoding prepilin peptidase: MLPAVLFALVGAVVGWGERRSLRAGEWRRPSDATAVPRFDWVPVLGAVVFGLVGWKCAALSWWTAPAYLLFAGIGLLLVAVDADVHRLPDKLTVWPLPVFAVLLVLASAGAGQWSRLVVALGCGVVVGLVFLLLALAVPSGLGLGDVKLAVQIGSVLGWLGASVVVSWVFLGFLAGGLWAAALVITRRATRKTHLAFGPPLLLGALLALLGAGPL; this comes from the coding sequence ATGCTGCCCGCCGTCCTCTTCGCGCTGGTCGGCGCCGTGGTCGGCTGGGGCGAGCGGCGATCGCTGCGCGCCGGCGAGTGGCGGCGTCCGTCGGATGCCACAGCGGTGCCGCGCTTCGACTGGGTGCCCGTTCTCGGTGCGGTCGTGTTCGGGCTCGTCGGATGGAAATGCGCGGCCCTGTCGTGGTGGACGGCACCGGCCTACCTGCTGTTCGCCGGCATCGGGCTGCTGCTCGTCGCCGTCGACGCCGATGTGCACCGGCTGCCGGACAAGCTGACGGTGTGGCCGCTGCCGGTGTTCGCCGTGTTGTTGGTGTTGGCCTCGGCAGGCGCGGGCCAGTGGTCTCGGCTGGTCGTGGCGTTGGGGTGCGGGGTCGTCGTCGGCCTGGTCTTCCTCCTGCTGGCGCTCGCGGTGCCCTCAGGTCTCGGGCTCGGCGATGTGAAGCTCGCCGTGCAGATCGGGTCGGTGCTCGGCTGGCTCGGGGCCAGTGTCGTGGTCAGTTGGGTGTTCCTCGGCTTCCTCGCCGGTGGACTCTGGGCTGCCGCGCTCGTGATCACCCGCCGTGCGACCCGCAAGACGCACCTTGCATTCGGGCCGCCGCTGCTGCTCGGAGCGCTGCTCGCCCTGCTCGGCGCCGGACCGCTCTGA
- a CDS encoding zinc-binding dehydrogenase: MTPGRILGHEGVGVVTQVGPDCTRVKVGDRVIISCISKCMDCDMCRSGLTSHCQTLGGIGWIFGHLIDGTQAEYVRVPFADNGLIPLPDGITAEQGTMLSDILPTGYEIGVLYGAVKDGDTVAVIGAGPVGLAAVMTAKSRGATRVISVDGNKFRLEQAREFGATDTIDVNSGDDVVAELKKLSRDGLGVDVAIEAVGVPQTFATALDSIRPGGRVANAGVHGVPVPFPIERDWINNITITTGLVNATTAPELLDRITAGDIAPEKFVTHRFELADIVRAYDTFANAADEHALKVILTA, translated from the coding sequence GTGACACCCGGCCGGATCCTCGGCCACGAGGGCGTCGGCGTCGTCACGCAGGTCGGCCCCGACTGCACCCGGGTCAAGGTCGGCGACCGGGTGATCATCAGTTGCATCAGCAAGTGCATGGACTGCGACATGTGCCGCTCCGGCCTCACCTCCCACTGCCAGACCCTCGGCGGCATCGGCTGGATCTTCGGCCACCTCATCGACGGCACGCAGGCCGAGTACGTGCGGGTGCCGTTCGCCGACAACGGACTCATCCCGCTGCCCGACGGGATCACCGCGGAGCAGGGCACGATGCTCAGTGACATCCTGCCCACCGGTTACGAGATCGGCGTGCTGTACGGCGCGGTCAAGGACGGCGACACGGTCGCCGTGATCGGGGCCGGGCCGGTCGGACTGGCCGCGGTGATGACCGCGAAGTCGAGGGGCGCCACCCGGGTGATCTCGGTGGACGGCAACAAGTTCCGGCTCGAGCAGGCGCGCGAGTTCGGCGCTACCGACACCATCGACGTCAACTCCGGCGACGACGTGGTCGCCGAATTGAAGAAGCTCAGCCGCGACGGGCTCGGCGTCGATGTCGCGATCGAGGCGGTCGGGGTGCCGCAGACCTTCGCCACCGCGCTCGACTCGATCCGCCCCGGTGGACGCGTCGCCAACGCCGGCGTGCACGGCGTGCCGGTGCCGTTCCCGATCGAACGCGACTGGATCAACAACATCACCATCACGACCGGTCTGGTCAACGCGACGACGGCCCCGGAACTGCTCGACCGGATCACCGCCGGCGACATCGCACCGGAGAAGTTCGTCACCCATCGATTCGAGTTGGCCGACATCGTCCGGGCCTACGACACCTTCGCCAATGCCGCCGACGAGCACGCGCTCAAGGTGATCCTCACCGCATAG
- a CDS encoding threonine/serine ThrE exporter family protein — MTDRSARDPHDRRRIPPPPSAKDLGLRARRAIAGGQPTVPIGLRGQESGPSDSHTRLVIDLGLRVGEALLATGSSAADTTNAVLRLTRAYGVRSLHVDITYTSITVSHHRGVLRDPITVMRIVPVLQQDFTRLERLQRLVRDAEDGTLEITDAHDRLDSITTAEHPYSRLIVLLANALLGAALAALLGGDLLLVVLSALTAAAVDRTVRVLGRNGVAPFFCQAAGAAIPTAVAVLLYYLANNLEVAMFADIRPSVVVASGVVVLLAGLSAVGSAQDTIDAFYLTAAARTFEVLILSGGIVAGVLGMLALAQQLGINLAISTRLALSTNPVVSLLAAAAITCAFAIGAYSGGRTIILSALVGTTAWAASLALTAHGASPQWSAGIAALIIGALATLLGARLRVPSLAIATAGIVPLLPGLTVYRGVFELVNVPSDPAQGGSTLFGAVMIGLAIASGVTLGSMPGRLRRKGDVLTKRRVRALDRLQ; from the coding sequence GTGACCGACCGTTCCGCCCGCGATCCGCACGACCGTCGCCGCATTCCCCCACCACCGTCCGCCAAGGACCTCGGCCTGCGCGCCCGACGCGCGATCGCCGGCGGCCAGCCGACCGTGCCGATCGGGCTACGCGGTCAGGAGTCGGGTCCGTCGGACAGTCACACCCGCCTCGTGATCGACCTCGGCCTCCGCGTCGGTGAGGCGTTGCTGGCCACCGGTTCGAGTGCGGCTGACACCACGAACGCGGTGCTGCGGCTCACCCGGGCGTACGGCGTGCGCTCGCTGCACGTCGACATCACCTACACCTCGATCACGGTCTCCCACCACCGCGGCGTGCTGCGCGACCCGATCACGGTGATGCGCATCGTGCCGGTGCTGCAGCAGGACTTCACCCGACTCGAGCGGCTGCAGCGTCTGGTGCGCGACGCCGAGGACGGCACGCTGGAGATCACCGACGCGCACGACCGCCTCGACTCGATCACCACCGCCGAACACCCGTACTCCCGGCTGATCGTGCTGCTCGCCAACGCATTGCTCGGCGCGGCGCTGGCCGCGCTGCTCGGTGGCGACCTGCTGCTGGTGGTGCTGTCGGCGCTCACCGCGGCGGCGGTCGACCGCACCGTCCGGGTGCTGGGGCGCAACGGTGTCGCACCGTTCTTCTGCCAGGCGGCCGGCGCCGCCATTCCGACCGCGGTGGCGGTGCTGCTCTACTACCTGGCCAACAACCTTGAGGTCGCGATGTTCGCCGACATCAGACCATCGGTTGTGGTGGCCTCGGGCGTGGTGGTGCTGCTCGCCGGACTCTCGGCGGTCGGCTCGGCCCAGGACACCATCGACGCGTTCTACCTGACCGCGGCCGCGCGCACCTTCGAGGTGCTGATTCTCAGTGGCGGCATCGTCGCCGGCGTGCTGGGCATGCTCGCGCTCGCCCAGCAGCTCGGCATCAACCTGGCGATCAGCACCCGGCTCGCCCTGTCGACGAACCCCGTGGTCAGCCTGCTCGCGGCGGCCGCGATCACCTGCGCGTTCGCGATCGGCGCCTACTCCGGCGGGCGAACGATCATCCTTTCCGCGCTCGTCGGCACCACCGCCTGGGCGGCCTCGCTGGCCCTCACCGCACACGGCGCATCGCCGCAGTGGTCGGCCGGCATCGCAGCCCTCATCATCGGCGCGCTGGCGACGCTGCTCGGCGCACGGTTGCGGGTGCCCTCACTCGCGATCGCGACGGCCGGCATCGTTCCGCTGCTGCCGGGTCTGACCGTCTATCGGGGCGTGTTCGAACTGGTGAATGTGCCCTCCGACCCCGCCCAGGGCGGCTCCACCCTCTTCGGCGCCGTGATGATCGGGCTGGCGATCGCGTCCGGCGTCACGCTCGGTTCGATGCCGGGACGCCTGCGCCGCAAGGGCGATGTGCTCACCAAGCGCCGCGTCCGCGCCCTCGACCGACTGCAATGA
- a CDS encoding transglycosylase family protein codes for MSYSPKHAAAKQPSTTGRRAAGVLMLSAATVGTTAVAGAGSAEAATSTVAVKSAVGWNVWDRVATCESGNRWNISTGNGYYGGLQFSYTTWRGFGGTQYASYAHLATREQQIRIAQNVLRVQGPGAWPVCSVRAGLTRANGAAVNTGGTTTTTTTTSRTASRLLAVDGSFGPLTTRAVQKWTGAYQDGVWGYYAKTALQRKVGAVPDGSIGPATVRALQIKIGAPRNGASYLDANTVRYLQRYLNANVL; via the coding sequence TTGAGCTATTCCCCGAAGCACGCTGCCGCCAAACAGCCCAGCACCACCGGTCGCCGTGCGGCCGGTGTGCTGATGCTCTCGGCCGCCACCGTCGGCACCACCGCCGTCGCGGGCGCCGGTTCGGCCGAGGCCGCGACCTCCACCGTCGCCGTGAAGTCGGCCGTCGGCTGGAACGTCTGGGACCGCGTCGCCACCTGCGAGTCGGGCAACCGTTGGAACATCAGCACCGGCAACGGTTACTACGGCGGTCTGCAGTTCTCCTACACCACCTGGCGCGGGTTCGGCGGCACGCAGTACGCGTCGTACGCCCACCTCGCCACCCGTGAGCAGCAGATCCGCATCGCCCAGAACGTGCTGCGCGTGCAGGGCCCCGGCGCCTGGCCGGTCTGCTCCGTCCGCGCCGGGCTGACCCGCGCCAACGGTGCCGCGGTCAACACCGGTGGCACGACCACCACCACCACGACGACCTCGCGCACCGCCAGCCGCCTGCTCGCCGTCGACGGTTCGTTCGGCCCGTTGACCACCCGCGCGGTGCAGAAGTGGACCGGCGCCTACCAGGACGGCGTGTGGGGCTACTACGCCAAGACGGCGCTGCAGCGCAAGGTCGGTGCGGTGCCGGACGGCTCGATCGGCCCGGCCACCGTCCGCGCCCTGCAGATCAAGATCGGTGCGCCGCGCAACGGTGCGAGCTACCTCGACGCCAACACGGTGCGGTACCTCCAGCGTTACCTGAACGCCAATGTCCTCTGA
- a CDS encoding serine/threonine-protein kinase, whose product MAPARPEPATSSHRLPGAGRRQASESIPQVEDPTTELPAAGDDSTTRLEQARGRRTDPRSGRERRIGPYRLLDRLGEGGMGVVHRAIGPNGGEVAIKVLRPHVAYDEKARERLRREVSSLTRVRAAGVAGVLDADTDGEQPYLVTEYVPGPPLDDVVEERGPLDPEQLATLGRGLAEALREIHAVGVVHRDLKPGNVLMVGDRPVLIDFGIAHIGDDSRLTQTGLVMGTPGYLSPEIVDGADVGPATDWWGWAATLAFAASGRAPFGKGPMPVILDRVARGQADLSGVDPRIRPLLEAALSPEPQRRPSADEVLRELDVFARGGMTGAIVARRAARPGTTPIGRSAPAARPGAPGSAIDAAGGQPLHHKNAPVRPQQPRTERIDPRGSSAGAQVAPQVPQQWVADPSAVQAAAPARDPRIGQPARTWTLTCLALAVTGLSMLAPIVAWFAALAWIFAARWNDLATTAMVLRRYAAGHRKSDRAVAMALSPWHAFQAALSTLLAAIIPVFLGAVTVVVVAFGSNFAGIASATYGRPLAIGAGTLVALWSAWWGVGGTATRRGSRSLVRTLAPNRQITLGVVIGLLVMAVLCILVAAGRLDEPLSWWPYTDSTQVPGSGIIPGIPASWR is encoded by the coding sequence ATGGCACCTGCACGACCCGAACCTGCGACCAGCAGTCACCGACTGCCCGGGGCGGGACGTCGGCAAGCCTCGGAATCGATCCCACAGGTGGAAGACCCGACCACCGAGCTGCCCGCCGCCGGCGACGACTCCACGACCCGGCTCGAGCAGGCACGCGGCCGCCGCACCGACCCTCGGTCGGGGCGCGAGCGTCGGATCGGCCCCTACCGGTTGCTCGATCGCCTGGGGGAGGGCGGCATGGGCGTCGTGCACCGTGCGATCGGCCCGAACGGCGGCGAGGTCGCGATCAAGGTGCTGCGCCCGCACGTCGCCTACGACGAGAAGGCCCGCGAGCGGCTGCGGCGTGAGGTGAGCTCACTGACGCGGGTGCGCGCGGCCGGTGTCGCGGGTGTGCTCGACGCCGACACCGACGGCGAACAGCCTTATCTGGTCACCGAATACGTGCCCGGCCCGCCCTTGGACGACGTCGTGGAGGAGCGCGGACCGCTCGACCCCGAACAGCTGGCGACTCTCGGACGCGGCCTGGCCGAAGCGCTGCGCGAGATCCACGCCGTCGGCGTGGTGCACCGTGACCTCAAGCCGGGCAACGTGCTGATGGTCGGTGACCGGCCGGTGCTGATCGACTTCGGCATCGCACACATCGGCGACGACTCCCGCCTCACCCAGACCGGACTGGTGATGGGCACCCCCGGTTATCTGTCGCCGGAGATCGTCGACGGCGCCGACGTCGGGCCTGCCACCGACTGGTGGGGTTGGGCCGCCACCCTCGCGTTCGCCGCGTCCGGTCGGGCGCCGTTCGGCAAGGGACCCATGCCGGTCATCCTCGACCGGGTCGCCCGCGGCCAGGCCGATCTGTCCGGCGTCGACCCGCGCATCCGCCCGTTGCTCGAGGCGGCGTTGTCGCCCGAGCCGCAGCGCCGTCCGTCGGCCGACGAGGTGTTGCGCGAACTCGACGTCTTCGCCCGCGGCGGCATGACCGGTGCCATCGTGGCTCGTCGCGCGGCCCGGCCGGGCACGACGCCGATCGGTCGGTCGGCGCCCGCCGCTCGCCCTGGTGCTCCCGGTAGTGCGATCGATGCCGCCGGCGGCCAGCCGTTGCACCACAAGAACGCCCCCGTTCGCCCGCAGCAGCCGCGCACCGAGCGGATCGACCCCCGCGGGTCGTCGGCCGGGGCACAGGTCGCGCCGCAGGTGCCCCAGCAGTGGGTGGCCGACCCGTCCGCCGTGCAGGCGGCAGCCCCGGCGCGCGACCCGCGCATCGGCCAGCCGGCGCGCACCTGGACCCTCACCTGCCTCGCGCTCGCGGTCACCGGCCTGTCGATGCTCGCGCCGATCGTCGCCTGGTTCGCCGCCCTCGCCTGGATCTTCGCCGCCCGATGGAACGACTTGGCCACCACCGCGATGGTGCTGCGCCGGTACGCCGCCGGGCATCGCAAGTCCGACCGCGCGGTCGCCATGGCGCTGTCGCCGTGGCACGCCTTCCAGGCGGCGCTGTCGACCCTGCTGGCAGCGATCATCCCGGTGTTCCTCGGCGCGGTCACGGTCGTGGTGGTCGCGTTCGGCAGCAACTTCGCCGGCATCGCCTCGGCGACGTACGGGCGACCGCTCGCGATCGGCGCCGGCACGCTCGTCGCGCTCTGGTCGGCCTGGTGGGGCGTCGGTGGCACCGCCACCCGGCGCGGGTCACGCAGCCTCGTCCGCACGCTCGCCCCGAACCGGCAGATCACCCTCGGCGTCGTCATCGGGCTGCTGGTCATGGCCGTGCTGTGCATTCTCGTCGCGGCCGGCCGCCTCGACGAACCCCTGTCGTGGTGGCCCTACACCGACTCGACACAGGTGCCCGGATCGGGAATCATCCCCGGGATTCCGGCGAGCTGGCGCTGA
- a CDS encoding CBS domain-containing protein has product MRISDVLRGKGSDVVTITGSASVAELVALLKQKGIGAVMVVGDDDSGAIAGIVSERDVVRRLAGGAEGLLEGPVSGLMTTQVHTCTADDDLHDVAVKMTDERIRHLPVVDGDGRLASIVSIGDVVKIRLGQLQAERDALEGYINS; this is encoded by the coding sequence ATGCGAATCTCCGACGTACTGCGTGGCAAGGGAAGTGACGTCGTCACGATCACCGGCTCTGCCTCGGTGGCGGAACTCGTGGCGCTGTTGAAACAGAAGGGAATCGGCGCCGTGATGGTCGTCGGTGACGACGACTCCGGCGCGATCGCCGGCATCGTCAGCGAGCGTGACGTCGTGCGTCGCCTGGCCGGCGGCGCCGAGGGTCTGCTCGAGGGCCCGGTGAGCGGGCTGATGACCACCCAGGTGCACACCTGCACCGCCGACGACGACCTGCACGACGTCGCGGTCAAGATGACCGACGAGCGCATCCGCCACCTCCCGGTGGTCGACGGCGACGGCCGGCTCGCCTCGATCGTGAGCATCGGCGACGTCGTCAAGATCCGTCTCGGGCAGTTGCAGGCCGAGCGCGACGCGCTCGAGGGCTACATCAACTCCTGA
- a CDS encoding substrate-binding domain-containing protein, whose amino-acid sequence MFVSGRHADTTADISHYQRLAERGLPVVVVNGYREEIDAPSVSTNEAAAVRTALNHLRQLGHQRVGLATGQSRYLPSRCKVTEFRAQVAEFDTDEPAIEQTWFSVEGGELAGRRLLERGVTAVICGSDMMALGVVKAVEQQGLSVPSDVSVIGYDGSLLTQHTSPALTTVRQDLNGLSAAIVHALTEEIAGHRHPRGDLLFDPELVVRASTAPARPGAAKRP is encoded by the coding sequence GTGTTCGTCAGCGGACGGCACGCCGACACCACCGCCGACATCTCCCACTACCAGCGGTTGGCCGAGCGGGGCCTGCCGGTCGTGGTCGTCAACGGTTACCGCGAGGAGATCGACGCACCCTCGGTGTCGACGAACGAGGCGGCCGCGGTGCGCACCGCGCTCAACCACCTGCGGCAGCTCGGACACCAACGAGTCGGGCTCGCCACCGGACAGTCGCGCTATCTGCCGAGCAGGTGCAAGGTGACCGAGTTCCGTGCCCAGGTCGCGGAGTTCGACACCGACGAACCGGCGATCGAACAGACCTGGTTCTCGGTCGAGGGCGGCGAACTCGCCGGGCGACGGTTGCTCGAACGCGGCGTCACCGCCGTGATCTGCGGTTCGGACATGATGGCGCTAGGCGTCGTGAAAGCCGTTGAACAGCAAGGCCTCTCGGTGCCGTCCGACGTGTCGGTCATCGGCTACGACGGGTCGCTGCTGACCCAACACACGTCGCCCGCGCTGACCACCGTCCGGCAAGACCTGAACGGTCTGAGCGCAGCGATCGTGCACGCGCTCACCGAGGAGATCGCCGGTCATCGCCACCCGCGCGGAGACCTGTTGTTCGACCCCGAACTGGTCGTGCGCGCCTCGACCGCACCGGCACGGCCGGGTGCGGCGAAGCGTCCGTGA